The genomic DNA TTATCGGTGTACAGTTCCATCCGGAGCTGAAGTCGAAACCCTTCGATCCGCATCCGCTTTTTGTTTCGTTCATCACGGCCGCCATCAAGCAGTCCAGGCTGGTCTGACGGTATGGAAATTCCGATGCAGCAATGGGTCCGATGACAGAAGCGCGGCAGATACGTATCGGCAATCTGACGATGGCCAACAGCCTTCCGTTCGTTCTGATTGCGGGGCCCTGCGCGATGGAGAGTCGCGACCACGCGTTCGAAATCGCGGCGGCTCTCAAGGAAATAACGGAGCGGCTCGGGGTCGGCCTCATCTACAAGACATCCTTTGACAAGGCCAACCGCACCAGCGCCCGAAGTCCGCGGGGGCTGGGGCTGGACCGGGCGCTCACCATCTTCGCTGACATCAAGAGCGAGCTGGGGCTGCCGGTGCTGACCGATGTGCATACCGAGGGGCAGTGCGCGCCGGTGGGCGAGGTGGTGGATGTACTTCAGATTCCGGCGTTCCTCTGCCGGCAGACGGATCTCCTGCTGGCCGCGGCGCGGACCGGGAGAGTGGTCAATGTCAAGAAAGGGCAGTTTCTGGCGCCATGGGATATGGCCAACGTGGTGGCCAAGATCAGTGAGGCGGGAAACGACAACATTCTCCTGACCGAGCGGGGGGCGAGCTTCGGCTACAATACGCTTGTCAGTGACATGCGCGCCTTGCCGATCCTGGCGGCCAGCGGCTATCCGGTGGTTTTTGACGCAACCCATTCGGTGCAACAGCCGGGCGGCCAGGGCACGACCAGCGGGGGACAGCGCCAATTCGTGCCGGTGCTTGCGCGGGCGGCGGCTGCCGTGGGGGTGGGCGGCATTTTCATGGAAACCCACCAGGATCCCGACAACGCGCCCAGCGACGGACCCAATATGGTGTCGCTGGACCGGCTTGAAGGCTTGCTCGCGGTGCTTGTTGATCTGGACCGAATCGCGAAATCCAGACCGCTCGATCTCGACTCGTAGAGAAGTAGGCTGATACAGGTTTTTTGCTGGAAGGACGCGACGAGAAGATGAGCGAGATTTTCGATATTACCGGCCGCGAGGTTCTCGACAGCCGTGGAAATCCCACCGTGGAAGTGGATGTGCGCCTGGAAAGCGGCGTCGTGGGACGGGCAGCGGTGCCGAGCGGCGCCTCGACGGGGACGCACGAGGCGGTCGAAAAACGCGACGGCGACAAGAAGCGCTATGCCGGCAAGGGCGTATTGGCGGCGGTCGAGGCCGTGAACGGGGAAATCTTCGATGCGCTCTCGGGTCTCGAGGCGTCGGACCAGCTCGGTGCCGATAGGGCGATGGTGGAGCTGGACGGCACCCCTAACAAGGCCCGCCTCGGCGCCAACGCCATCCTCGGTGTCAGCCTTGCCCTGGCCAAGGCGGCTGCGATCGAAACCGGCATGCCGCTTTACCGCTACGTGGGCGGGCCGTTGGCACGTGTGCTGCCGGTTCCGATGATGAATATCATCAATGGCGGCGCCCATGCCGATAACGGGCTCGACCTGCAGGAATTCATGATCATGCCGGTTGGCGCGCCCACTTTTGGCGAGGCGGTGCGCATGGGGGCCGAGGTTTTCCACGCCCTGCGCGCCCATCTGTCCGAAGCCGGGCACAATACGGCCGTCGGTGACGAGGGAGGCTTCGCTCCCAAGCTCGCCAGCGCGGACGAGGCGCTTGGATTCATCATGAAGGCGGTCGAGACGGCCGGCTACCGGCCAGGCTCCGATGTGCTGCTCGCCCTCGATGCGGCCTCCACCGAATTCTACAAGGACGGCAACTATGTGCTTGCAGGCGAGGGGCGCACGCTGTCGTCGGCTGAGATGGTGGAGTTGTATCGCGATCTTTGCGACCGTTACCCGATCATCTCCATCGAGGACGGCATGTCGGAGGATGACTGGGACGGCTGGCTGTCCCTGACCCGGGCCATCGGGGACCAGGTGCAGCTTGTCGGCGACGATCTGTTCGTCACCAACCCCGAACGCCTGGCGGACGGGATAGAGAAAGGCGTCGCCAACGCCATTCTCGTCAAGGTCAACCAGATTGGCACGCTGACGGAGACCCTCGAAGCGGTGAACATGGCGCAGCGGGCGAGTTATCGCGCTGTCATGTCGCACCGCTCGGGTGAGACGGAAGACGCCACCATCGCCGATCTCGCCGTGGCGACGAATTGCGGGCAGATCAAGACCGGCTCGCTGTCGCGTTCCGACCGGCTGGCAAAATACAACCAGTTGCTCCGGATCGAGGAGGAGTTGGGCGAGCAGGCGCTCTACGCCGGCGGCTCTGTGCTGCGCGGTTAGCGGGCGCGGCGGCTGAAAATCGAGTCGCTTCAACGGCTTGAGTCCGGATTTGCCCCCGCGGGCGGACTGAATCCCTTTGATTCTAAAAGAAGAATCTCTTTTCTGGCTTGACGGCGCGACTCTCGCTGTGATTCGCTCGCCCCATGACTTTGCTTCGCGAATTTCGCCTGCGCGCGCGCCATGTCGTGGCGCCGGTCTTCTATGTCTCGATGATCCTGTACTTCGCCGTCCACCTGGTTTCCGGCGAGCGGGGGATCCGGGCCTGGGCCGACCTGCGCGAACATGCGGCGGAGGCTGACCGGCGACTGGAGAGTCTGTCGGCGCGACAAGCGACCCTTGAGGAGAAGGTCTCGAGCCTTCGCCCCGATGGGCTCGATCTCGATGTGCTGGACGAGCGGGCGCGGGTGATGCTCAACCTGGCCGCCCGCGACGAGCTGATCCTTCAAATTCCGTCCCGGTAGAAGCCGAATCCGGAAAGATGGTGCTTGGCCGGCCTCGGCCATCATCGGCCGACTGGCGTCTTCCGTCTGATCCTGGCGCGGCCCGGGCCCGACCGCTGCGCTGCAGACCCGGCTATGCAAATATTAAAATTTTATTTCAAACGAAAATAACCGATATCAAGTTTATTTAGATATTTTTATGACTTTTCAATCGTTTTACGGGAATATGCTGTCGGTTTCCCTTGCGTTTGGCACAGCCAGTTCCTATGAAACGCGTCCAAGCCTTCCCATCTTAACGGGAGGGCGAGAGGGATGAAACCGCTCCGCGACCCGGGCCCAGGCTTTCGGCCTGGGGCGCAGGC from Alphaproteobacteria bacterium includes the following:
- the kdsA gene encoding 3-deoxy-8-phosphooctulonate synthase, whose translation is MTEARQIRIGNLTMANSLPFVLIAGPCAMESRDHAFEIAAALKEITERLGVGLIYKTSFDKANRTSARSPRGLGLDRALTIFADIKSELGLPVLTDVHTEGQCAPVGEVVDVLQIPAFLCRQTDLLLAAARTGRVVNVKKGQFLAPWDMANVVAKISEAGNDNILLTERGASFGYNTLVSDMRALPILAASGYPVVFDATHSVQQPGGQGTTSGGQRQFVPVLARAAAAVGVGGIFMETHQDPDNAPSDGPNMVSLDRLEGLLAVLVDLDRIAKSRPLDLDS
- the eno gene encoding phosphopyruvate hydratase; translated protein: MSEIFDITGREVLDSRGNPTVEVDVRLESGVVGRAAVPSGASTGTHEAVEKRDGDKKRYAGKGVLAAVEAVNGEIFDALSGLEASDQLGADRAMVELDGTPNKARLGANAILGVSLALAKAAAIETGMPLYRYVGGPLARVLPVPMMNIINGGAHADNGLDLQEFMIMPVGAPTFGEAVRMGAEVFHALRAHLSEAGHNTAVGDEGGFAPKLASADEALGFIMKAVETAGYRPGSDVLLALDAASTEFYKDGNYVLAGEGRTLSSAEMVELYRDLCDRYPIISIEDGMSEDDWDGWLSLTRAIGDQVQLVGDDLFVTNPERLADGIEKGVANAILVKVNQIGTLTETLEAVNMAQRASYRAVMSHRSGETEDATIADLAVATNCGQIKTGSLSRSDRLAKYNQLLRIEEELGEQALYAGGSVLRG
- a CDS encoding septum formation initiator family protein codes for the protein MTLLREFRLRARHVVAPVFYVSMILYFAVHLVSGERGIRAWADLREHAAEADRRLESLSARQATLEEKVSSLRPDGLDLDVLDERARVMLNLAARDELILQIPSR